Proteins encoded in a region of the Carassius carassius chromosome 49, fCarCar2.1, whole genome shotgun sequence genome:
- the LOC132132584 gene encoding arfaptin-2-like isoform X8, with the protein MADSMMSKAATMEIPFNSNGDSRNLAEDDSLEQDLQQVMVSGPNLNETSIVSGGYGGTTEGIIPTSSIKGSNMHHASSNSSTTAEEATRGIAVEKFDIMKKWGLNTYKCTKQMISERFGRGSRTVDLELEAQIEVLRETKRKYENVLRLARALTNHFYSMVQTQHALGDTFADLSQKSPELRDEFGYNAETQKLLCKNGETLLGAINYFVSSINTLVNKTMEDTLMTIKIYENAR; encoded by the exons ATGGCGGACAGTATGATGAGTAAAGCAGCCACTATGGAGATTCCTTTTAACAGTAATGGGGACTCTAGGAATCTAGCAGAAGATGACAGCCTGGAGCAG GACTTACAGCAGGTCATGGTGTCCGGACCCAACCTTAATGAGACCAGCATCGTATCAGGTGGTTATGGAGGTACAACAGAAGGCATCATTCCGACAAGCTCCATCAAAG GGTCCAACATGCATCACGCCAGTAGCAATTCCTCCACGACAGCAGAAGAGGCCACAAGAGGCATTGCTGTGGAGAAGTTTGACATCATGAAGAAATGGGGTCTGAACACATACAAG TGCACCAAACAGATGATCTCTGAGAGGTTTGGCCGTGGCTCACGTACTGTGGATTTGGAGCTGGAGGCTCAGATTGAGGTTCTGCGGGAAACCAAACGGAAGTACGAGAATGTGCTGCGTTTAGCGCGAGCGCTAACCAACCACTTTTACAGCATGGTGCAGACCCAGCACGCCCTTGGAGACACTTTTGCCGACCTCAGTCAGAAGTCTCCAGAACTTCGG GATGAGTTCGGATACAATGCTGAAACACAGAAGTTGCTGTGCAAGAATGGAGAGACTCTGCTTGGTGCCATCAACTACTTTGTGTCCAGCATCAACACGCTGGTGAACAAAACAATGGAAGACACATTGATGACTATCAAGATATATGAGAATGCCAGGTAA
- the LOC132132584 gene encoding arfaptin-2-like isoform X1, with protein MADSMMSKAATMEIPFNSNGDSRNLAEDDSLEQAAKIQWSLREKVGSPAGLRDLQQVMVSGPNLNETSIVSGGYGGTTEGIIPTSSIKGPAVRLNIDFLGNRRIPNEGQGSNMHHASSNSSTTAEEATRGIAVEKFDIMKKWGLNTYKCTKQMISERFGRGSRTVDLELEAQIEVLRETKRKYENVLRLARALTNHFYSMVQTQHALGDTFADLSQKSPELRDEFGYNAETQKLLCKNGETLLGAINYFVSSINTLVNKTMEDTLMTIKIYENAR; from the exons ATGGCGGACAGTATGATGAGTAAAGCAGCCACTATGGAGATTCCTTTTAACAGTAATGGGGACTCTAGGAATCTAGCAGAAGATGACAGCCTGGAGCAG GCTGCAAAGATTCAGTGGAGCTTAAGAGAGAAGGTAGGGAGTCCCGCAGGCCTCAGG GACTTACAGCAGGTCATGGTGTCCGGACCCAACCTTAATGAGACCAGCATCGTATCAGGTGGTTATGGAGGTACAACAGAAGGCATCATTCCGACAAGCTCCATCAAAG GCCCTGCGGTCCGTCTTAACATTGACTTTTTGGGAAACAGACGCATTCCAAATGAAGGGCAAG GGTCCAACATGCATCACGCCAGTAGCAATTCCTCCACGACAGCAGAAGAGGCCACAAGAGGCATTGCTGTGGAGAAGTTTGACATCATGAAGAAATGGGGTCTGAACACATACAAG TGCACCAAACAGATGATCTCTGAGAGGTTTGGCCGTGGCTCACGTACTGTGGATTTGGAGCTGGAGGCTCAGATTGAGGTTCTGCGGGAAACCAAACGGAAGTACGAGAATGTGCTGCGTTTAGCGCGAGCGCTAACCAACCACTTTTACAGCATGGTGCAGACCCAGCACGCCCTTGGAGACACTTTTGCCGACCTCAGTCAGAAGTCTCCAGAACTTCGG GATGAGTTCGGATACAATGCTGAAACACAGAAGTTGCTGTGCAAGAATGGAGAGACTCTGCTTGGTGCCATCAACTACTTTGTGTCCAGCATCAACACGCTGGTGAACAAAACAATGGAAGACACATTGATGACTATCAAGATATATGAGAATGCCAGGTAA
- the LOC132132584 gene encoding arfaptin-2-like isoform X6, with protein sequence MADSMMSKAATMEIPFNSNGDSRNLAEDDSLEQAAKIQWSLREKDLQQVMVSGPNLNETSIVSGGYGGTTEGIIPTSSIKGSNMHHASSNSSTTAEEATRGIAVEKFDIMKKWGLNTYKCTKQMISERFGRGSRTVDLELEAQIEVLRETKRKYENVLRLARALTNHFYSMVQTQHALGDTFADLSQKSPELRDEFGYNAETQKLLCKNGETLLGAINYFVSSINTLVNKTMEDTLMTIKIYENAR encoded by the exons ATGGCGGACAGTATGATGAGTAAAGCAGCCACTATGGAGATTCCTTTTAACAGTAATGGGGACTCTAGGAATCTAGCAGAAGATGACAGCCTGGAGCAG GCTGCAAAGATTCAGTGGAGCTTAAGAGAGAAG GACTTACAGCAGGTCATGGTGTCCGGACCCAACCTTAATGAGACCAGCATCGTATCAGGTGGTTATGGAGGTACAACAGAAGGCATCATTCCGACAAGCTCCATCAAAG GGTCCAACATGCATCACGCCAGTAGCAATTCCTCCACGACAGCAGAAGAGGCCACAAGAGGCATTGCTGTGGAGAAGTTTGACATCATGAAGAAATGGGGTCTGAACACATACAAG TGCACCAAACAGATGATCTCTGAGAGGTTTGGCCGTGGCTCACGTACTGTGGATTTGGAGCTGGAGGCTCAGATTGAGGTTCTGCGGGAAACCAAACGGAAGTACGAGAATGTGCTGCGTTTAGCGCGAGCGCTAACCAACCACTTTTACAGCATGGTGCAGACCCAGCACGCCCTTGGAGACACTTTTGCCGACCTCAGTCAGAAGTCTCCAGAACTTCGG GATGAGTTCGGATACAATGCTGAAACACAGAAGTTGCTGTGCAAGAATGGAGAGACTCTGCTTGGTGCCATCAACTACTTTGTGTCCAGCATCAACACGCTGGTGAACAAAACAATGGAAGACACATTGATGACTATCAAGATATATGAGAATGCCAGGTAA
- the LOC132132584 gene encoding arfaptin-2-like isoform X3 — translation MLISSLFWKWQYIIANELGSNIHRARQIANPKIGNTQDLQQVMVSGPNLNETSIVSGGYGGTTEGIIPTSSIKGPAVRLNIDFLGNRRIPNEGQGSNMHHASSNSSTTAEEATRGIAVEKFDIMKKWGLNTYKCTKQMISERFGRGSRTVDLELEAQIEVLRETKRKYENVLRLARALTNHFYSMVQTQHALGDTFADLSQKSPELRDEFGYNAETQKLLCKNGETLLGAINYFVSSINTLVNKTMEDTLMTIKIYENAR, via the exons ATGCTTATTTCCTCACTCTTTTGGAAGTGGCAGTATATAATCGCGAATGAACTGGGATCAAATATCCATCGCGCGCGACAAATAGCTAATCCTAAAATAGGAAATACACAG GACTTACAGCAGGTCATGGTGTCCGGACCCAACCTTAATGAGACCAGCATCGTATCAGGTGGTTATGGAGGTACAACAGAAGGCATCATTCCGACAAGCTCCATCAAAG GCCCTGCGGTCCGTCTTAACATTGACTTTTTGGGAAACAGACGCATTCCAAATGAAGGGCAAG GGTCCAACATGCATCACGCCAGTAGCAATTCCTCCACGACAGCAGAAGAGGCCACAAGAGGCATTGCTGTGGAGAAGTTTGACATCATGAAGAAATGGGGTCTGAACACATACAAG TGCACCAAACAGATGATCTCTGAGAGGTTTGGCCGTGGCTCACGTACTGTGGATTTGGAGCTGGAGGCTCAGATTGAGGTTCTGCGGGAAACCAAACGGAAGTACGAGAATGTGCTGCGTTTAGCGCGAGCGCTAACCAACCACTTTTACAGCATGGTGCAGACCCAGCACGCCCTTGGAGACACTTTTGCCGACCTCAGTCAGAAGTCTCCAGAACTTCGG GATGAGTTCGGATACAATGCTGAAACACAGAAGTTGCTGTGCAAGAATGGAGAGACTCTGCTTGGTGCCATCAACTACTTTGTGTCCAGCATCAACACGCTGGTGAACAAAACAATGGAAGACACATTGATGACTATCAAGATATATGAGAATGCCAGGTAA
- the LOC132132584 gene encoding arfaptin-2-like isoform X2, whose amino-acid sequence MADSMMSKAATMEIPFNSNGDSRNLAEDDSLEQAAKIQWSLREKDLQQVMVSGPNLNETSIVSGGYGGTTEGIIPTSSIKGPAVRLNIDFLGNRRIPNEGQGSNMHHASSNSSTTAEEATRGIAVEKFDIMKKWGLNTYKCTKQMISERFGRGSRTVDLELEAQIEVLRETKRKYENVLRLARALTNHFYSMVQTQHALGDTFADLSQKSPELRDEFGYNAETQKLLCKNGETLLGAINYFVSSINTLVNKTMEDTLMTIKIYENAR is encoded by the exons ATGGCGGACAGTATGATGAGTAAAGCAGCCACTATGGAGATTCCTTTTAACAGTAATGGGGACTCTAGGAATCTAGCAGAAGATGACAGCCTGGAGCAG GCTGCAAAGATTCAGTGGAGCTTAAGAGAGAAG GACTTACAGCAGGTCATGGTGTCCGGACCCAACCTTAATGAGACCAGCATCGTATCAGGTGGTTATGGAGGTACAACAGAAGGCATCATTCCGACAAGCTCCATCAAAG GCCCTGCGGTCCGTCTTAACATTGACTTTTTGGGAAACAGACGCATTCCAAATGAAGGGCAAG GGTCCAACATGCATCACGCCAGTAGCAATTCCTCCACGACAGCAGAAGAGGCCACAAGAGGCATTGCTGTGGAGAAGTTTGACATCATGAAGAAATGGGGTCTGAACACATACAAG TGCACCAAACAGATGATCTCTGAGAGGTTTGGCCGTGGCTCACGTACTGTGGATTTGGAGCTGGAGGCTCAGATTGAGGTTCTGCGGGAAACCAAACGGAAGTACGAGAATGTGCTGCGTTTAGCGCGAGCGCTAACCAACCACTTTTACAGCATGGTGCAGACCCAGCACGCCCTTGGAGACACTTTTGCCGACCTCAGTCAGAAGTCTCCAGAACTTCGG GATGAGTTCGGATACAATGCTGAAACACAGAAGTTGCTGTGCAAGAATGGAGAGACTCTGCTTGGTGCCATCAACTACTTTGTGTCCAGCATCAACACGCTGGTGAACAAAACAATGGAAGACACATTGATGACTATCAAGATATATGAGAATGCCAGGTAA
- the LOC132132584 gene encoding arfaptin-2-like isoform X4, whose product MADSMMSKAATMEIPFNSNGDSRNLAEDDSLEQDLQQVMVSGPNLNETSIVSGGYGGTTEGIIPTSSIKGPAVRLNIDFLGNRRIPNEGQGSNMHHASSNSSTTAEEATRGIAVEKFDIMKKWGLNTYKCTKQMISERFGRGSRTVDLELEAQIEVLRETKRKYENVLRLARALTNHFYSMVQTQHALGDTFADLSQKSPELRDEFGYNAETQKLLCKNGETLLGAINYFVSSINTLVNKTMEDTLMTIKIYENAR is encoded by the exons ATGGCGGACAGTATGATGAGTAAAGCAGCCACTATGGAGATTCCTTTTAACAGTAATGGGGACTCTAGGAATCTAGCAGAAGATGACAGCCTGGAGCAG GACTTACAGCAGGTCATGGTGTCCGGACCCAACCTTAATGAGACCAGCATCGTATCAGGTGGTTATGGAGGTACAACAGAAGGCATCATTCCGACAAGCTCCATCAAAG GCCCTGCGGTCCGTCTTAACATTGACTTTTTGGGAAACAGACGCATTCCAAATGAAGGGCAAG GGTCCAACATGCATCACGCCAGTAGCAATTCCTCCACGACAGCAGAAGAGGCCACAAGAGGCATTGCTGTGGAGAAGTTTGACATCATGAAGAAATGGGGTCTGAACACATACAAG TGCACCAAACAGATGATCTCTGAGAGGTTTGGCCGTGGCTCACGTACTGTGGATTTGGAGCTGGAGGCTCAGATTGAGGTTCTGCGGGAAACCAAACGGAAGTACGAGAATGTGCTGCGTTTAGCGCGAGCGCTAACCAACCACTTTTACAGCATGGTGCAGACCCAGCACGCCCTTGGAGACACTTTTGCCGACCTCAGTCAGAAGTCTCCAGAACTTCGG GATGAGTTCGGATACAATGCTGAAACACAGAAGTTGCTGTGCAAGAATGGAGAGACTCTGCTTGGTGCCATCAACTACTTTGTGTCCAGCATCAACACGCTGGTGAACAAAACAATGGAAGACACATTGATGACTATCAAGATATATGAGAATGCCAGGTAA
- the LOC132132584 gene encoding arfaptin-2-like isoform X7 produces MLISSLFWKWQYIIANELGSNIHRARQIANPKIGNTQDLQQVMVSGPNLNETSIVSGGYGGTTEGIIPTSSIKGSNMHHASSNSSTTAEEATRGIAVEKFDIMKKWGLNTYKCTKQMISERFGRGSRTVDLELEAQIEVLRETKRKYENVLRLARALTNHFYSMVQTQHALGDTFADLSQKSPELRDEFGYNAETQKLLCKNGETLLGAINYFVSSINTLVNKTMEDTLMTIKIYENAR; encoded by the exons ATGCTTATTTCCTCACTCTTTTGGAAGTGGCAGTATATAATCGCGAATGAACTGGGATCAAATATCCATCGCGCGCGACAAATAGCTAATCCTAAAATAGGAAATACACAG GACTTACAGCAGGTCATGGTGTCCGGACCCAACCTTAATGAGACCAGCATCGTATCAGGTGGTTATGGAGGTACAACAGAAGGCATCATTCCGACAAGCTCCATCAAAG GGTCCAACATGCATCACGCCAGTAGCAATTCCTCCACGACAGCAGAAGAGGCCACAAGAGGCATTGCTGTGGAGAAGTTTGACATCATGAAGAAATGGGGTCTGAACACATACAAG TGCACCAAACAGATGATCTCTGAGAGGTTTGGCCGTGGCTCACGTACTGTGGATTTGGAGCTGGAGGCTCAGATTGAGGTTCTGCGGGAAACCAAACGGAAGTACGAGAATGTGCTGCGTTTAGCGCGAGCGCTAACCAACCACTTTTACAGCATGGTGCAGACCCAGCACGCCCTTGGAGACACTTTTGCCGACCTCAGTCAGAAGTCTCCAGAACTTCGG GATGAGTTCGGATACAATGCTGAAACACAGAAGTTGCTGTGCAAGAATGGAGAGACTCTGCTTGGTGCCATCAACTACTTTGTGTCCAGCATCAACACGCTGGTGAACAAAACAATGGAAGACACATTGATGACTATCAAGATATATGAGAATGCCAGGTAA
- the LOC132132584 gene encoding arfaptin-2-like isoform X5 yields MADSMMSKAATMEIPFNSNGDSRNLAEDDSLEQAAKIQWSLREKVGSPAGLRDLQQVMVSGPNLNETSIVSGGYGGTTEGIIPTSSIKGSNMHHASSNSSTTAEEATRGIAVEKFDIMKKWGLNTYKCTKQMISERFGRGSRTVDLELEAQIEVLRETKRKYENVLRLARALTNHFYSMVQTQHALGDTFADLSQKSPELRDEFGYNAETQKLLCKNGETLLGAINYFVSSINTLVNKTMEDTLMTIKIYENAR; encoded by the exons ATGGCGGACAGTATGATGAGTAAAGCAGCCACTATGGAGATTCCTTTTAACAGTAATGGGGACTCTAGGAATCTAGCAGAAGATGACAGCCTGGAGCAG GCTGCAAAGATTCAGTGGAGCTTAAGAGAGAAGGTAGGGAGTCCCGCAGGCCTCAGG GACTTACAGCAGGTCATGGTGTCCGGACCCAACCTTAATGAGACCAGCATCGTATCAGGTGGTTATGGAGGTACAACAGAAGGCATCATTCCGACAAGCTCCATCAAAG GGTCCAACATGCATCACGCCAGTAGCAATTCCTCCACGACAGCAGAAGAGGCCACAAGAGGCATTGCTGTGGAGAAGTTTGACATCATGAAGAAATGGGGTCTGAACACATACAAG TGCACCAAACAGATGATCTCTGAGAGGTTTGGCCGTGGCTCACGTACTGTGGATTTGGAGCTGGAGGCTCAGATTGAGGTTCTGCGGGAAACCAAACGGAAGTACGAGAATGTGCTGCGTTTAGCGCGAGCGCTAACCAACCACTTTTACAGCATGGTGCAGACCCAGCACGCCCTTGGAGACACTTTTGCCGACCTCAGTCAGAAGTCTCCAGAACTTCGG GATGAGTTCGGATACAATGCTGAAACACAGAAGTTGCTGTGCAAGAATGGAGAGACTCTGCTTGGTGCCATCAACTACTTTGTGTCCAGCATCAACACGCTGGTGAACAAAACAATGGAAGACACATTGATGACTATCAAGATATATGAGAATGCCAGGTAA